From the Rhodococcus sp. NBC_00297 genome, one window contains:
- a CDS encoding L-fucose/L-arabinose isomerase family protein, which yields MGLERTVPRKTRLGLVSGGLGAYWPQFPGLLETLQQSARYVTERFEKQDCVVVDAGFVSDATESAAAAEKLRVADCDLVVVFLTTYLTSSMVLPIAQRVDAPVLLIDLQPTEAMDHATTGTGEWLAYCGQCPLPEVANVFRRSGIDFRSVSGYLHDENAWSRIEAWVGAASARAGLRHSRLGLMGHLYPGMLDISTDMTLLSSQFGAHVEVLEFDDLRVRVQSVTDAQVDERLELARSVFHLDGSVVNDDFAWGARVSVGLDALVDDFGLDAMAYYHRGLDGELHERLGAGMILGASLLTARGIPLAGEYDIRTAVAMLIADRLGAGGSFTELQALNFRDGIVEMGHDGPAHLQVSAGEPLLRGLGVYHGKRGYGVSVEFDVQPGPVTTFAIGQNRDGSFTFITSEGTVVPGPLLQIGNTTSRVDFGRDPGEWTDEWSATGTGHHWALCVGHRAKDIKAAAQLLGISYISV from the coding sequence ATGGGCCTGGAGCGGACGGTTCCGAGGAAGACTCGTCTGGGTCTGGTGTCGGGCGGACTGGGTGCTTATTGGCCCCAGTTCCCCGGTCTCCTGGAGACGCTGCAGCAGTCCGCTCGCTACGTCACCGAGCGGTTCGAGAAGCAGGACTGCGTCGTGGTCGATGCCGGCTTCGTGTCCGATGCAACGGAATCCGCCGCGGCGGCCGAGAAGTTGCGAGTCGCGGACTGCGACCTCGTTGTCGTGTTTCTGACGACGTACCTGACGTCGTCGATGGTGCTGCCCATCGCGCAACGAGTCGATGCCCCGGTGTTGTTGATCGATCTGCAACCCACCGAGGCCATGGACCACGCCACTACGGGCACGGGCGAATGGCTCGCGTACTGCGGCCAGTGCCCACTCCCCGAGGTTGCGAACGTGTTCCGTCGCAGCGGTATCGACTTCCGCTCCGTCTCGGGCTATCTCCACGACGAGAACGCGTGGTCCCGCATCGAGGCATGGGTGGGAGCCGCGTCGGCGCGCGCTGGGCTACGACACTCCCGGCTCGGCCTGATGGGGCATCTGTATCCGGGCATGCTGGACATCTCGACCGATATGACCCTGCTGTCGTCGCAGTTCGGTGCCCACGTCGAGGTACTGGAATTCGACGACCTGCGGGTGCGTGTCCAGAGCGTCACCGACGCACAGGTGGACGAGCGACTCGAACTCGCGCGCAGCGTCTTCCACCTCGACGGCTCCGTCGTGAACGACGACTTCGCATGGGGCGCTCGTGTATCGGTCGGCCTCGATGCCCTCGTGGACGACTTCGGACTCGACGCCATGGCGTACTACCACCGCGGACTCGACGGCGAACTGCACGAACGTCTCGGCGCCGGCATGATTCTGGGAGCCTCGCTGCTCACAGCCCGCGGAATTCCGTTGGCCGGCGAATACGACATCCGCACCGCCGTTGCCATGCTGATCGCGGACCGCCTGGGCGCCGGTGGGTCTTTCACGGAGCTTCAGGCGCTGAACTTCCGAGACGGTATCGTCGAGATGGGGCACGACGGGCCCGCGCACCTCCAGGTGTCGGCCGGCGAGCCTCTGCTCCGCGGCCTCGGTGTCTATCACGGGAAGCGTGGATACGGCGTCAGCGTCGAGTTCGACGTACAGCCCGGGCCCGTGACGACCTTCGCCATCGGACAGAACCGTGACGGGTCGTTCACGTTCATCACCTCCGAGGGCACCGTTGTCCCCGGCCCTCTGCTGCAGATCGGCAACACCACGTCCCGCGTCGACTTCGGGCGCGACCCCGGCGAGTGGACGGACGAGTGGAGTGCCACCGGCACCGGCCACCACTGGGCACTGTGCGTCGGGCACCGTGCCAAGGACATCAAGGCCGCAGCACAGCTGCTCGGCATTTCCTATATCAGCGTCTAG
- the rhaI gene encoding L-rhamnose isomerase produces MSTTAVQDISALADFGIEVPSWAYGNSGTRFKVFSTAGVPRTPFEKVADAAEVNRVTGAAPRVSLHIPWDKVDDYSALASFAVENGVALGAVNSNVFQDDDYKLGSLTNADKRIRAKAIAHHLECIDVMRATGSKTLKLWLPDGTNYAGQDSIRARQDRLAESLQEIYAGLDDDHTLLIEYKFFEPYFYTTDIPDWGTSLLHCLALGDKAKVVLDTGHHAPGTNIEFIVTQLIRQNKLGGFDFNSRNYADDDLIVGAADPFQLFRIMHEIVASDAHLPSSGINFMLDQCHNIEPKIPGQIRSIMNVQEATAKALLIDASALEKAQIDGDILGAHAVLMDAYNTDVRGLLGDLRESRGIDRDPVAAFARSGYMERVEAERVGGQQASWGA; encoded by the coding sequence ATGAGCACCACAGCAGTACAGGACATCTCGGCCCTCGCCGACTTCGGTATCGAGGTGCCCAGCTGGGCCTACGGAAACTCCGGAACCCGCTTCAAGGTCTTCTCCACCGCCGGCGTGCCCCGCACTCCTTTCGAGAAGGTGGCCGACGCCGCCGAGGTCAACCGCGTCACCGGCGCAGCTCCCCGCGTCTCGCTGCACATTCCGTGGGACAAGGTCGACGACTACTCCGCGCTCGCGTCGTTCGCCGTCGAGAACGGTGTCGCACTGGGAGCCGTGAACTCGAACGTCTTCCAGGACGACGACTACAAGCTCGGGTCACTGACCAACGCCGACAAGCGGATTCGCGCCAAGGCCATCGCCCACCACCTCGAGTGCATCGACGTCATGCGGGCAACCGGCTCGAAGACACTCAAGCTCTGGCTTCCCGACGGCACCAACTACGCCGGGCAAGATTCCATCCGTGCGCGCCAGGATCGCCTCGCCGAATCGCTGCAGGAGATCTACGCCGGCCTCGACGACGACCACACACTGCTCATCGAATACAAGTTCTTCGAGCCGTACTTCTACACCACCGACATTCCCGACTGGGGCACGTCGCTGCTGCACTGCCTCGCCCTCGGAGACAAGGCGAAGGTGGTCCTCGACACCGGGCACCACGCGCCGGGCACCAACATCGAATTCATCGTCACGCAGCTCATCCGGCAGAACAAGCTGGGCGGCTTCGACTTCAACTCCCGCAACTATGCCGACGACGACCTCATCGTCGGTGCCGCGGACCCGTTCCAGCTGTTCCGCATCATGCACGAGATCGTCGCCTCCGATGCCCACCTCCCCTCGTCGGGAATCAACTTCATGCTCGACCAGTGCCACAACATCGAGCCGAAGATCCCCGGCCAGATCCGCTCGATCATGAACGTGCAGGAAGCCACCGCGAAAGCGTTGCTCATCGATGCGTCGGCTCTCGAGAAGGCGCAGATCGACGGCGACATCCTCGGTGCCCACGCGGTGCTCATGGACGCCTACAACACCGATGTCCGTGGGCTGCTGGGCGATCTACGGGAGTCCCGCGGCATCGACCGTGACCCCGTCGCCGCCTTCGCCCGCTCCGGGTACATGGAACGCGTCGAAGCCGAGCGCGTCGGTGGACAGCAAGCGAGCTGGGGAGCCTGA
- a CDS encoding L-rhamnose mutarotase, producing the protein MNRYCFTLQLRPESVPEYSRRHAEVWPEMLEALKANGWNNYSLHIRDDGLIVGYVESPDLGAAQAAMSSTDVNARWQAQMAPFFTGLGSATPDEGFVLLRELFHLETQLREGHPS; encoded by the coding sequence ATGAACCGGTACTGCTTCACGCTCCAGCTCAGGCCGGAATCGGTTCCCGAGTACTCCCGTCGTCACGCCGAGGTGTGGCCCGAGATGCTCGAGGCACTGAAGGCGAACGGCTGGAACAACTATTCCCTGCACATCCGTGACGACGGCCTGATCGTCGGCTACGTCGAAAGCCCCGATCTGGGCGCGGCGCAGGCAGCGATGAGCAGTACCGACGTCAACGCACGGTGGCAGGCCCAGATGGCTCCGTTCTTCACGGGCCTCGGGTCTGCCACCCCCGACGAAGGATTCGTGCTGCTGCGCGAACTCTTCCACCTCGAGACTCAACTCCGCGAAGGTCACCCATCATGA
- the rhaS gene encoding rhamnose ABC transporter substrate-binding protein encodes MSRTPRRLALAPLAGIAALSLVLTACGGTTQESASEASDSGSRVTGTANPDAEIQDGLKIGFLPKQLNNPYSDIEVAGGEKAVGEFGGEYKLVGPNDASASSQVSYINTLIQQNQNVIAIAANDPNAVCPSLNQARDAGVKVVTFDSDADKSCRDLFINQATTEGVGESLAKMTSDQIGGSGKIAILSATPNATNQNAWIEVLKEQLASNPEYKDIELVTTVYGNDDDQKSFQETQGLLQTYPDLKAIVSPTTVGISAAARYISGSSYKDKIVLTGLGTPNQMREYVKNGTVKQFALWDPTDIGYLAAYAGAALSSGQITGAEGEKFTAGELGEYTIGVDGELVLGPPTVFDSANIDQYNF; translated from the coding sequence ATGTCCCGCACCCCCCGGCGCCTCGCGCTGGCGCCGCTGGCCGGCATCGCCGCACTGTCTCTCGTCCTCACCGCCTGCGGTGGCACGACGCAGGAGTCTGCCTCCGAGGCCTCCGACAGCGGAAGCCGCGTCACCGGCACCGCCAACCCCGACGCCGAGATCCAGGACGGCCTCAAGATCGGCTTCCTGCCCAAGCAGCTCAACAACCCGTACTCCGACATCGAGGTCGCCGGTGGCGAGAAGGCCGTCGGCGAGTTCGGTGGCGAGTACAAGCTGGTCGGCCCCAACGACGCCAGCGCGTCGTCGCAGGTGTCCTACATCAACACCCTGATCCAGCAGAACCAGAACGTCATCGCGATCGCCGCGAACGACCCCAACGCGGTGTGCCCCTCGCTGAACCAGGCACGCGACGCCGGCGTCAAGGTCGTCACCTTCGACTCCGACGCCGACAAGAGCTGCCGCGACCTGTTCATCAACCAGGCCACCACCGAGGGCGTCGGCGAATCGCTGGCGAAGATGACCAGCGACCAGATCGGCGGATCCGGCAAGATCGCCATCCTGTCCGCAACTCCCAACGCTACAAACCAGAATGCCTGGATCGAGGTGCTGAAGGAGCAGCTCGCCTCCAACCCGGAGTACAAGGACATCGAGCTCGTCACCACTGTCTACGGCAACGACGACGACCAGAAGTCCTTCCAGGAGACCCAGGGTCTGCTGCAGACCTACCCGGACCTGAAGGCCATCGTCTCCCCCACCACCGTCGGCATTTCCGCTGCCGCACGTTACATCTCGGGCTCGTCGTACAAGGACAAGATCGTCCTCACCGGACTCGGCACGCCGAACCAGATGCGTGAGTACGTCAAGAACGGCACCGTGAAGCAGTTCGCGCTGTGGGATCCCACCGACATCGGCTACCTCGCCGCCTACGCCGGAGCAGCCCTGTCGTCCGGTCAGATCACCGGCGCCGAAGGTGAGAAGTTCACCGCGGGAGAGCTCGGCGAATACACCATCGGTGTCGACGGCGAACTGGTCCTCGGACCGCCCACGGTCTTCGACTCCGCCAATATCGACCAGTACAACTTCTGA
- a CDS encoding ABC transporter permease produces the protein MSSDLATRPDAPAPIVQQGSRIRELLASWDTAVIFLTIVVVLGASVMNPDFGSATNFTFLVLDLAPIFLIALPMTLIIVTGEIDLSVASTLGLSGAAMGWMWNNGFTIEAIVPMCILLGALLGALNGFLVATLGLPSLAVTIGTLALFRGLAFVLLGDTAVSNFPRAYTSWVTGTLGDSSVPNLAVPLVILAVVFGAVLQFTSLGRNIYATGASATAAKFAGINGNRIKFWLYVVAGAVAALAGVLWSLRYSSARADNGAGLELSVVAAVLLGGVSIFGGKGRLVGVLAAVVLLAALQNALRLEDISNEALTVVTGVLLIVAVLLPNLIKAVRTSSDRRKAVARL, from the coding sequence ATGTCGAGTGATCTCGCCACCCGTCCCGACGCCCCCGCACCGATCGTGCAGCAGGGCAGTCGCATCCGGGAGCTGTTGGCCAGCTGGGACACCGCGGTCATCTTCCTGACCATCGTCGTCGTGCTCGGCGCGTCGGTGATGAACCCCGACTTCGGCAGCGCCACCAACTTCACCTTCCTGGTACTCGACCTCGCGCCGATCTTCCTCATCGCGCTGCCGATGACGCTGATCATCGTCACCGGCGAGATCGACCTCTCCGTCGCCAGCACGCTCGGTCTGAGCGGCGCGGCTATGGGCTGGATGTGGAACAACGGCTTCACCATCGAGGCCATCGTCCCGATGTGCATCCTGCTCGGCGCACTGCTCGGTGCGCTCAACGGATTCCTCGTCGCAACGCTCGGTCTGCCGTCTCTCGCCGTCACGATCGGCACGCTCGCGCTCTTCCGCGGACTCGCCTTCGTCCTGTTGGGTGACACGGCCGTGTCCAACTTCCCGCGGGCCTACACCTCGTGGGTCACCGGTACACTGGGTGACTCGTCGGTTCCCAATCTCGCTGTGCCACTGGTCATCCTCGCGGTAGTGTTCGGCGCGGTCCTGCAGTTCACCTCGCTCGGCCGCAACATCTACGCCACCGGCGCCAGTGCCACGGCCGCGAAGTTCGCCGGCATCAACGGCAACCGCATCAAATTCTGGCTCTACGTCGTCGCCGGAGCGGTCGCCGCTCTGGCCGGTGTCCTGTGGAGCCTGCGCTACTCGAGTGCTCGTGCCGACAACGGTGCCGGCCTCGAACTGTCCGTCGTCGCCGCAGTCCTTCTCGGTGGCGTCTCGATCTTCGGAGGCAAGGGCCGGCTCGTCGGCGTTCTCGCCGCCGTCGTCCTCCTCGCGGCACTGCAGAACGCGCTGCGTCTCGAGGACATCTCCAACGAAGCACTCACCGTCGTCACCGGCGTCCTGCTCATCGTCGCCGTCCTCCTGCCCAACCTCATCAAAGCAGTCCGCACGTCCTCGGACCGTCGCAAAGCCGTCGCACGACTCTGA
- a CDS encoding ABC transporter permease, whose translation MTVTTQTAPAADPLRPVTKDGSSLVEKILRMRSLGILGALVVLIAVTAATNSSFLSGQSIRDLLLAASIIAVLAVGQTVVMITKNIDLSVGSVLGLSAFAAGSVMKAGSPIVLGILAGIVVGTLCGVFNALLVRYGGVPALVVTLGTMYIFRGIAFFWAGGEQITADEMPGSFLDLGTASVLGLPVLVIVAVIALVGAGIYLGRYRSGRDLYAIGSNGHAAELAGISVGKRTLGAFAFSGAMAGIAGVMFAARFGTVDAAAGTGYELNVIAACVVGGVAVVGGVGTVWGAALGALLLTTINSSLPVLQIDQFWQQAIVGALILIAIAADRIAAVRAAQQLRKRSAHVE comes from the coding sequence ATGACCGTCACCACCCAGACCGCCCCGGCGGCCGACCCGCTCAGGCCTGTCACCAAGGACGGGAGCTCGCTGGTCGAGAAGATCCTGAGAATGCGCTCGCTGGGCATTCTCGGCGCGCTCGTCGTCCTCATCGCCGTGACCGCGGCGACCAACAGCTCGTTCCTGTCCGGTCAGAGCATCCGCGACCTGCTGCTCGCCGCGTCGATCATTGCCGTGTTGGCCGTCGGTCAGACCGTCGTCATGATCACCAAGAACATCGACCTCTCCGTCGGGTCGGTGCTCGGACTGTCCGCATTCGCGGCAGGGTCGGTCATGAAGGCCGGCTCGCCGATCGTGCTCGGCATCCTCGCGGGCATCGTCGTCGGCACGCTGTGCGGAGTCTTCAACGCGCTGCTCGTCCGCTACGGCGGCGTTCCCGCCCTGGTGGTCACGCTCGGCACCATGTACATCTTCCGCGGCATCGCCTTCTTCTGGGCGGGCGGCGAGCAGATCACCGCCGACGAGATGCCCGGCTCCTTCCTCGATCTCGGCACGGCCAGCGTTCTCGGACTCCCCGTCCTGGTGATCGTCGCCGTCATCGCACTCGTGGGAGCGGGCATCTACCTCGGCCGATACCGAAGCGGCCGCGACCTCTACGCCATCGGATCCAACGGTCATGCCGCCGAACTCGCCGGCATCTCCGTCGGCAAGCGAACGCTGGGGGCCTTCGCCTTCTCCGGCGCCATGGCCGGTATCGCCGGAGTCATGTTCGCCGCCCGCTTCGGCACCGTCGACGCGGCAGCCGGCACCGGCTACGAACTCAACGTCATCGCGGCCTGCGTCGTCGGCGGCGTAGCCGTCGTCGGCGGTGTCGGCACCGTGTGGGGAGCCGCCCTCGGCGCCCTATTGCTGACCACCATCAACAGCTCGCTCCCGGTCCTGCAGATCGATCAGTTCTGGCAGCAGGCCATCGTCGGCGCGCTCATCCTCATCGCCATCGCGGCGGATCGCATCGCGGCCGTGCGTGCCGCCCAGCAACTTCGGAAGAGGAGCGCTCATGTCGAGTGA
- a CDS encoding sugar ABC transporter ATP-binding protein, protein MSVPSATTPTAVPLLEVRDVTKSFGSVAAVSGVSFPLYGGEAHALVGENGAGKSTIVKMLAGVHKPDTGTLLAGSTPITLDSPAAAKAEGIAVIYQEPTLFPDLTIAENIYIGAQPTSRGRMIDRGAMNAAAEALFNRLGVPMDPNRLASGLSIADQQLVEIAKALSTEASVIVMDEPTAALSGNEVARLFKVARSLCADGAAVLFISHRFEEIFDLCQRVTVMRDGKHISTAPLAGLTVDDLIKQMVGRELGALFPKLDVEPGAVILEVENLTRAGVFTDVSFRVRAGEIVALAGLVGAGRSEVMQAVFGVDPRDSGSVKVRGKVLKAGNPKAAMRAGIALVPEDRRQQGLIPEMSIERNATLTRSQALSRFGFLVGGGERRSAQEWTKKLQTKFSRITDPVGTLSGGNQQKVVLAKWLATDPIVLIVDEPTRGIDVGTKAEVHKIISRLASEGVAVVMISSELPEVLGMADRVLVMREGRIAAEIDRDHATEESVMFAAMGSESAA, encoded by the coding sequence ATGAGCGTCCCCAGTGCGACGACGCCCACCGCAGTTCCCCTGCTCGAAGTCCGCGACGTCACCAAGTCGTTCGGAAGCGTCGCCGCCGTCTCCGGGGTGTCGTTTCCGCTCTACGGCGGTGAAGCGCACGCACTCGTGGGCGAGAACGGTGCCGGCAAGTCCACCATCGTCAAGATGCTGGCCGGTGTTCACAAGCCGGACACCGGCACGCTGCTCGCGGGCAGCACCCCGATCACGCTCGACTCCCCCGCCGCCGCGAAGGCCGAGGGCATCGCCGTCATCTACCAGGAGCCGACGCTGTTCCCGGACCTGACCATCGCCGAGAACATCTACATCGGTGCCCAGCCCACCTCGCGCGGCCGGATGATCGACCGCGGCGCCATGAACGCCGCCGCCGAAGCCCTGTTCAATCGCCTGGGTGTTCCGATGGATCCGAACCGGCTCGCGAGCGGACTGTCCATCGCCGACCAGCAGCTCGTCGAGATCGCCAAAGCGCTGTCGACCGAGGCGTCCGTCATCGTCATGGACGAGCCCACCGCCGCGCTGTCGGGTAACGAGGTCGCCCGCCTCTTCAAGGTCGCTCGCTCCCTGTGCGCCGACGGAGCTGCCGTGCTGTTCATCTCGCACCGCTTCGAAGAGATCTTCGACCTCTGCCAGCGCGTCACCGTCATGCGCGACGGCAAGCACATCTCCACCGCACCGCTGGCCGGACTCACCGTCGACGACCTGATCAAGCAGATGGTGGGCCGCGAGCTCGGCGCCCTGTTCCCCAAGCTGGACGTCGAACCGGGTGCCGTCATCCTCGAGGTCGAGAACCTCACGCGCGCCGGGGTGTTCACCGACGTCAGCTTCCGGGTGCGTGCCGGTGAGATCGTGGCGCTCGCCGGCCTGGTCGGCGCCGGACGCTCCGAGGTCATGCAGGCGGTGTTCGGCGTCGACCCCCGCGATTCCGGTTCCGTCAAGGTCCGCGGCAAGGTACTGAAGGCCGGTAATCCCAAGGCCGCCATGCGAGCGGGCATCGCCCTCGTTCCCGAGGACCGTCGCCAGCAGGGCCTCATCCCCGAGATGTCGATCGAGCGCAATGCGACGCTCACGCGTTCACAAGCGTTGTCGCGCTTCGGGTTCCTCGTCGGTGGTGGTGAGCGCCGCTCGGCCCAGGAATGGACGAAGAAACTGCAGACCAAGTTCTCGCGCATCACCGACCCTGTCGGCACCCTGTCCGGCGGCAACCAGCAGAAGGTGGTGCTGGCCAAGTGGCTCGCCACCGACCCGATCGTTCTCATCGTCGACGAGCCCACCCGCGGCATCGACGTCGGCACCAAAGCCGAAGTCCACAAGATCATCTCGCGTCTCGCCAGTGAAGGAGTCGCCGTCGTCATGATCTCCTCGGAACTGCCGGAGGTCCTCGGTATGGCCGACCGCGTGCTCGTCATGCGCGAAGGCCGCATCGCCGCGGAGATCGATCGCGATCATGCCACCGAGGAATCGGTCATGTTCGCCGCCATGGGATCGGAGTCCGCAGCATGA
- a CDS encoding LacI family DNA-binding transcriptional regulator, whose amino-acid sequence MAASMREVAALAGVSMGTISNVLNKPDMVSAATRERVEAAIAQLGFVRNDAARQLRAGQSRMLAVVVLDARNPFFLDVAAGAESVADVNDLLTVIVGSGESEERENRQLRLLMEQRVQGILLSPVGENVPMLDNLDRQGTPVVLLDRGSHAPGRSSVAVDDVLGGRLAARHLMDLGHRTLVYVGGPDSIRQVRDRRSGALTAVAESASTRMSTVWSTSLSIEAGARAAARIFDMTDAPPTGVVCANDLLALGVLQECVHRGVRVPEDLAIVGYDDIDYAAGAAVPLTSISQPRAELGRAAAELLLEQVSASGAHEFRQLTFEPSLVVRGSTDQGWRAR is encoded by the coding sequence ATGGCAGCGAGCATGCGTGAGGTCGCCGCTCTCGCGGGAGTGTCCATGGGCACCATCAGCAATGTCCTGAACAAGCCCGACATGGTCTCCGCTGCCACCCGTGAGCGCGTCGAGGCGGCCATCGCGCAGCTCGGATTCGTGCGTAACGACGCGGCCCGCCAGCTTCGAGCCGGCCAGTCCCGCATGCTCGCTGTCGTGGTCCTCGACGCCCGCAACCCGTTCTTCCTCGACGTGGCAGCCGGCGCAGAATCCGTGGCGGACGTGAACGATCTGTTGACCGTGATCGTCGGTAGCGGCGAATCCGAAGAGCGCGAGAACCGTCAGCTTCGCCTGCTCATGGAGCAGCGCGTGCAGGGCATCCTGCTCAGTCCCGTGGGTGAGAACGTGCCGATGCTCGACAACCTCGACCGCCAGGGCACCCCGGTGGTGTTGCTCGATCGCGGGTCGCACGCCCCCGGCAGATCGTCGGTCGCGGTCGACGACGTTCTCGGGGGGCGTTTGGCTGCACGGCATCTCATGGATCTGGGACACCGCACCCTGGTCTACGTCGGCGGCCCGGACAGCATTCGGCAGGTGCGTGACCGCCGCTCCGGCGCCCTCACGGCTGTCGCCGAATCGGCCAGCACCCGCATGTCGACGGTGTGGTCGACGTCGTTGTCCATCGAGGCCGGCGCACGAGCTGCCGCCCGGATCTTCGACATGACCGATGCCCCGCCGACCGGGGTCGTGTGCGCGAACGACCTGCTGGCGCTCGGAGTGCTCCAGGAATGTGTGCACCGCGGGGTGCGTGTACCGGAGGACCTGGCCATCGTCGGATACGACGACATCGACTACGCCGCGGGTGCAGCAGTTCCCCTCACGTCCATCTCGCAGCCCCGAGCCGAGTTGGGCAGGGCTGCAGCCGAACTACTGCTCGAGCAGGTCTCGGCGTCGGGCGCTCACGAGTTCCGGCAGCTCACCTTCGAGCCGTCGTTGGTGGTGCGAGGGTCGACCGATCAGGGGTGGCGCGCGCGCTGA